The segment TGGTACAAACGACCCACAATACCCGGAATAAAACCTACCGGGATAAACACGGCTGCCAGAATCAACGCGATGGCAATTACTGGGGCAGTGATGTCTTTCATCGCCTTGCGGGTAGCTTCCCTTGGCGAGAGGCGCTCATGGTCAATGTAATGCTGCACCGCTTCTACCACCACAATGGCGTCATCTACCACAATACCTATGGCCAATACAAACCCGAAGAGGGTAAGCGTGTTAATAGTAAAGCCCAGCGGGATAAAGAAGATGAACGTACCAATAATGGAAACCGGAATGGCCAGGATGGGTACCAAGGTGGCGCGCCAGCTCTGCAGGAACAGGAATACCACAATGATTACCAGAATCAAAGCCTCTGCCAGCGTGTGTACCACCTCATTGATAGACACCTCCACCACCGTCACCGATTCAAACGACACAATGTAGTCTACGTCTGCCGGAAACGTTTTTTTCATCTCGTCCAAGGCAGCGTAAATACCATCGGCGGTAGCCACGGCGTTGGAGCCCGGGGCCTGGTAAATCAGCATCATGCCGGCAGGGTTTCCGTTAATGGTCGCTTGCCGTCCATAATCAAACTGGCCAAATTCTACCCGTGCCACATCCTTTAGGTACACCAAAGAACCGTCCTCGGGGTTGGTGCGGATGATGACGTTCTCAAACTGTTCTTTGGTGGTTAAGCGGCCACTAACGGTGATGGGGTACTGGAACGCCTGCGTGTTGTATTGCGGACGGGCACCCACCGTACCAGCCGCTACCTGCATGTTCTGTTCCTGGATGGCGGTTACCACCTGGTTCGCGTTCATGTTGTACTGCGAAAGCTTGTCGGGCTGCAGCCACAAACGCATACTGAAATCCTGACCAATGGCCGTTACGTCACCAACCCCTTGCACCCGCAGCAAGGCGTCTTTCACGTAGATGTTGGCGTAGTTGTCCAAATACTGAACGTCATGGGTTTTCTTAGGCGAGTAAATTCCGACCACCATCAAAATACTAGGGTTCCGCTTCCGAACGGTTACGCCCAGACGTCTTACTTCTTCCGGCAAACTTGGCTCGGCCACACTGGCGCGGTTCTGCACATCCAGGGTGGCAATGTTAATGTCTGTTCCTACCTCAAATGTCACGGTCATGTTCATCTGGCCGGTACTGGTGTTGGTAGAAGACAGATATGCCATGCCTGGAGTACCATTGATCTGGGTTTCTATGGGGGTAGCAACCGTCTGTTCAATGGTTTGTGCATCCGCGCCCGTGTAGTTTGCCGATACCGATACCGTAGGGGGAGAGATATCGGGGTACTGGGTAATGGGCAGGTTCATCATGGCCAATGTTCCCACCAGCACGATCACAATAGAGATCACAATGGCGGTGATTGGCCGTCTTATAAATACTTCAGATATCATACTCTTACTGAAAAGCTATTTGGATATTGTTTTTATCTGGCGCTGGCCGGAGCACCACCAGTGGCCTGTGGAGCACCCACCTGGATCTTAGCGCCCTGACGAAGGTTCTGGATTCCTTCCAACACAATCACATCACCGGCTTTAAGGCCTTCACGGGCTACAATCTTATCCTGGAAGCGGGTGCCTAACAAAATGTTCTGCTGCTGCACAGAATCTCCCTGCACTTTGTACACAAAGTATTCGCCCAGCTGCTCGGTTACCGCTTTGAAAGGCAAGGTGATTTGCTGCCCTATGTCCTGGTTTAGCACATTCACGCTCACGGTCATGCCTGCTACCAACTGGCGGCTAGGGTTGGGGAAGCTTACGCGCACTGTGATGGTCCCGCTTTGCAAGCCCACCGCACGGTCAATAGCGGAAAGTTTCCCGGTATGGGAGTACCGGGTGCCATCGGCCAATGTTAAAGTGAAAAGGGAGTCTGGTTGCTTGCCTTGCTGAAGACGGTTAAAGCGGGGAAGCTCCTGTTCGTTGATCACGAAATCTACGCCGGTGGGGCCGTCAGACGAGATGGTGTTCAGGAGGGTGGTGCCCGGGCTTACCTGAGAACCTACGCGCACCTGAGAGATGCCAATGGTACCGCTAAAGGGAGCATTGATAACCGAGTACCCTAAATCTGTAGAGGCACTGGATACCTGGGCACGGGCCACGGCTACTTGGGCACGAGCCGTTTCCACATCAGCGCGGGCATAATCTACGCGCTGGCGGGCAATAGCATCTTGTTTGGCCAGGTTCTCATAGCGTTCCAGGTCTTTCTGAACCCGGTTCAGGTTTGCCTGGGCGCTGCGCACGTTGGCCTGCGCCTGCCGATAAGCCGCCATGTATTTGGTGCGGTCAATCTCATATATTTTCTGGCCCTTGGATACACGTTGGCCGTCTTTCACATAGATTTGAGTGATGTAGCCGCTCACCTGGGGCCGAAGCTCTACTTCATTCAGCGGGACTACGGTGCCAGGGTAGGTATCAGTACCGGTAACGTGTTCTTCAGTGACAGTGTAGGTGTTCACGGAAACCGGACCACCCATCATGGGGCCTTGGGGTGCTGCGTCCTTTTTGCCGCAAGAAACCAGTACGGCGCTAAACAAGGAAAGCGCGGCAAAGGTGGATAAATGTAACTTCATGATGCTATGGTTTTTCTCTCTGATTAGTAGTTAGTGGCAATGGTACCCAGGGCGCGCTGCACATCCAGTTTGCTGGATAGCACGTTGTAAAGAGCATTGTAATAGTTAAGTTGAGCCGTTCTGAGGTCGGTTTCAGCCACAATCAAATCCAGATAGGCTTTGATGCCTTCGTTGTACTGCAGCTTGATCACGTTGTACACGTCTTCGGCGAGCTGCACATTGCTTTGCAGCGTGAGCCAGTCATTGTAGTCGCTTTTGTAATTGGCCAAGGCCGTCTGGTACTCGGTGTTGATCCTGCGCTGGACGTTCTGCAACTCCACATTCAGGCTTTCTTCCTGCAATTCAGAGATGCGCACATTCTGCAATCTTCGGCCACCCTGGAAAATAGGAATGCCCACTTGCAGCCCCAAAGCCGAAGTTGGGTAGGCTTGGCTGTAGATATCTCCTAAATTAGAGCTGAAGAACGTTGGGTTGTAGTTCACAAAAGCCGACGCGGTGGGCAGAAAGCCCCACCGGTGGTAGCGGGTGTTCAGCCCTTGTATCTGCCGTTGCGTCTGTATCTGCTGAAACTCTACCCGGTTGGTAAAGGCCACTGTTTGGGCCGTATCAATCAGAATATTTTGCTGCATCTGGTTGTAGTCATAGGCCAGCGTAAGCGGGGAGTTTACGGGTAAGCCCATCAGTTCCTGCAACAAGGCGGTGCTGGATTTGATCGCTTCCTGGGTTCTTTTGCGGTCGGCCTTGATGCTGTTCAAGGTAATGGAGGCGCGTTGGTAATCGGTTTTGTCTACCAGACCCTGCTCATATTGAGCACGGGCATCGCGGTACTGTTTTTCCTGGCGTACAATGTTCTCGTTCAGAATCCGGAGCTGCTCCTGGCTGAGGAGAATGTTGTAAAAAGCCTTGCTCACGTCTACCACCGTGTTGATCTTGGTAGACTGGGTATTCAGGTCAAGGGCCGTTCTGGTAAAGCGGGCGGCCCGGCTGGTCAGCAGCAGATCATTGCTGTACAGTGTCTGGTTTGCCTGAAAGTTGATGTTAGAGGTGTATTTCTGCCCGATGGTAATCACCTGGTCGCCGAACACGCTCTGTGGGCGTTTAATGTTGTGCGTGAACGCGTAATTAGCCGCCACCTGCGGCAACCAACCTGACAATTGTGCCCTGATCTGGCGCTCGCCAATTTCTTCTTCTATTTGCGCCTGCTGCACTTGCGCCTGATTTTTCAGGGCATAGGCCACGCACTGCTCCAGCGTCAGCCGGCCGGCGGTGCTATCTGGGGTCACCTGGGCCAACAATGCCACAGGTGCCAGAAGGCAACTGAGCAGCAGCATCAGATACGTTGATCTCTTCATAGGTACTGGTAAATGAATTATATAAGGGGATGGGGGGTGTAGTTAAAGCTTCCGGATGCTGTCCCAGACCATTTGGGCCAGTTGGTTGAATTCCTTGTCGGTTAGCTGTACTTTTCCGTCAAGGTGCACCTTGGCTGCGGTCATGATGCTACTGTGGATCATAATGGCCATTAGTCTATAATCCAGATCCCGGAGGATGCCGTGCTGTTGGGCCAACTTAATGAACTGCCTGATCTCATTCTGAACCCGCTCTTCCTGTTCTTGCGGACAGCGTGGGTAGTAGGGCGAATTCACGAACTGCTCAATAAAGAACAGGACATTAGGGTTTTGGATGTAGAACTGACAGCGGCTAATCCAGCGCAGAAAAAAGCTCTCCTTCAGGCCCATGTCGTCGCGCAGGTTCCGCTCCATGGCTTGCTGTACCTGATTTTGGGTGTAAGTAAACAGCTCCATGATCAGCGTGTCTTTGCTGTCAAAATAATGGTAAATGGTTC is part of the Rufibacter tibetensis genome and harbors:
- a CDS encoding efflux RND transporter periplasmic adaptor subunit, translated to MKLHLSTFAALSLFSAVLVSCGKKDAAPQGPMMGGPVSVNTYTVTEEHVTGTDTYPGTVVPLNEVELRPQVSGYITQIYVKDGQRVSKGQKIYEIDRTKYMAAYRQAQANVRSAQANLNRVQKDLERYENLAKQDAIARQRVDYARADVETARAQVAVARAQVSSASTDLGYSVINAPFSGTIGISQVRVGSQVSPGTTLLNTISSDGPTGVDFVINEQELPRFNRLQQGKQPDSLFTLTLADGTRYSHTGKLSAIDRAVGLQSGTITVRVSFPNPSRQLVAGMTVSVNVLNQDIGQQITLPFKAVTEQLGEYFVYKVQGDSVQQQNILLGTRFQDKIVAREGLKAGDVIVLEGIQNLRQGAKIQVGAPQATGGAPASAR
- a CDS encoding TolC family protein; translation: MKRSTYLMLLLSCLLAPVALLAQVTPDSTAGRLTLEQCVAYALKNQAQVQQAQIEEEIGERQIRAQLSGWLPQVAANYAFTHNIKRPQSVFGDQVITIGQKYTSNINFQANQTLYSNDLLLTSRAARFTRTALDLNTQSTKINTVVDVSKAFYNILLSQEQLRILNENIVRQEKQYRDARAQYEQGLVDKTDYQRASITLNSIKADRKRTQEAIKSSTALLQELMGLPVNSPLTLAYDYNQMQQNILIDTAQTVAFTNRVEFQQIQTQRQIQGLNTRYHRWGFLPTASAFVNYNPTFFSSNLGDIYSQAYPTSALGLQVGIPIFQGGRRLQNVRISELQEESLNVELQNVQRRINTEYQTALANYKSDYNDWLTLQSNVQLAEDVYNVIKLQYNEGIKAYLDLIVAETDLRTAQLNYYNALYNVLSSKLDVQRALGTIATNY
- a CDS encoding TetR/AcrR family transcriptional regulator is translated as MEIIAEKKKAILESTLKLIKENGFHGTPMSLVAKRAGVAAGTIYHYFDSKDTLIMELFTYTQNQVQQAMERNLRDDMGLKESFFLRWISRCQFYIQNPNVLFFIEQFVNSPYYPRCPQEQEERVQNEIRQFIKLAQQHGILRDLDYRLMAIMIHSSIMTAAKVHLDGKVQLTDKEFNQLAQMVWDSIRKL